TGtagtgagtgcaaccatactatgcttattgacatcggagactttgacaccttacttgtgatgcatgcttgtttgattgagcctattgtctttggttgttctcacatcttatgcctccatactatgaaatactccgttgtcctttcttatgatgagcatgatgcatacacttgttgggtatcttacgaCACGAATGGTAGGTTTTGCacctccgctaacctcatttgtttttccgagtgtttggcatgttctttcattttgaggaATTCACAAGGCGGTGCTATCATGgaacatattggttatgtgaaggcgtacatgatgtgcgacaccaacattttcgacaaactactaaaggtgaactccttccctccgagccatcctcaaatacgcatattggatgggtcgttctttcattgttgtttccttcttattgtctacatgatacatcttgcGAACGGAGGAGCggcattggagattggctctatggacctttacATTGAGGAACGCCCGAAGTTAGTGGATGCACCACCGGACCAACGCTTCTACCACGACATtgagctatggtacaacaccatccataacaaatttgcatcttatgcatggattgactcgcattatgattgccttgttgcatcttgtattaccTTGTcttccatgatatatgagcttgtgcacttccttagcaaatttgttgtgatattccttgatggcatattcatacatcatgatcgcattgcctaccatcaattgcatgatcacatactcacattgagcgccaattaccatgttcatgttTTTGATACACCgccccattatgacatcattttgcacaacggttgcattgatcacattcacaatacatttgtgtgcataatgaatgcttttgctcccatgagtGCTTTGCATATCAGTCTATATCATCTTACTAAGCTTGATGCGCTTTGCCACGgacaatcttgccgcacggactcattcttacatgatggacaccttgtgtgcgctaaccattatATTTcaaagtgtcgtttgtgtttgctctttttgcatgtgtaccactccggagacaccttggagtacttggattgcgccatgtcttccacttcgtccaattacaagtccatccacgacaaccgtttccatggtgatgaggttttcgatccgaggtcggatatttcccaagggaggggagatgatgcggagcatcctacgatcatccccatgtacactacgtctactccccaagccccaagtggacctacgaccagacctcaaacatacaccattggacacaaggtgaacccgttcctaaatgcttcccctttccactcgtgcgagacatggttgctacctaatgcaaagacACTACGTGTGGTCATGATCTGAGGAGACGACCATGGAGATGTTTGAAGCATAGGACAAGTCCACACGGAAGCGGATCAAGAAGTGCCTCAAGTGGAGTCGCCGCGGAGCTACAGCGGCCGCGGAGCCgggacatccggcgccaccaaccagaagaagaccagagagagacagacgccaggcgactctacagcggccggacatccgaccGACCCCCCAGACATCCGGCGCATGCCCGGAAATCCCACGCACGATATCTAGAGAGCAGAAGAATCGGGCAgctccagcccagacatccggctcttcgtgagccaccgaacatccggcccccagcccggacatccggcccctgcgtgtgcgcagagaacgggccaagggaccatgtatcccccctctcacttaccccttcgtgggctagcactatatatagaccccctccttctcctagttagggttagcgttgtgttagctcatatgtgagatagagcttcgctcatccatccggatctactccattgTGAGGGACCgttacctcttcggagaagatccaccttggattcaagaccccttcatgggaagacacctcaagacctcctcacaaagaagaaccggttacctttgtatcgttcTTTGTTGATCGTGCATCTTGTATCTtgttgtgtttcgaggatctagcatatgtgtgacctaatctcgttggtttgagtgattctcttgtgtttcccttcgtgtttcccctttgtgtttTTCGTGTTCATCGTGTGATCCGCTCCATTCGTGAaatatcggccatctagggtttcaccctacatcatTTCTCTTCTCCTCCCCTCTCCCACCACCCACCGCCGCCATAGCCATCGCTGCCCATTTTCCTGGCTGCCTCATTGTCCAGCCCGACCGCCCAAAGCCCGACCGCCGGATTTGTGCCTTCCTCGCCCGACCCCGGCAGCCAACTGGTAGATCTGTTACGGCATGATTTGGCGCATCCGACCACGGGCGACTACGCCTTGCCATGGATTGGCACGGTACCGGACCACACAGCCCTGGCAACGCCTCTGCGCTACATGTAGGTATTGACTACGCCTCTAGCTGCTCCGATCTATCCCGTCGGCGGTTCACCGACAAAAACACGCTTGGCCATTGCCCGGGCTCGGCGCTGGCCCAGCGCCGGCTCGTCGGCTCACCGTTGCGGCTCATAAAGTGCGACGACTGCCCGCGGCAGGTCATTTGCCACGTTCCTACCACGCCGGGACATCCCGAATGTGTGTCCTTCAAGTGCAAAAATAATGGGATATGTGCTTCTTTTGATTCGGCTGTGCTCCCGGAATCTGCGCATTTTCGTAGCTCGTTGCTTATACTCAATTTTGTGTGTATGATGGATAGTTTGGGTACTGGGAAGAAGAATACGTCGATCTATTGATAGCACGAAATTTGATAGATGCTCATGCACTTGTTGGTAGAATAGAGACTAGAGATGAGATTAGATGCGAAGCAACATCGGCTTCTTTAGAATTGAAGAAGAaagtttttgttttctttggtcttgctctcCTAGCGAAGAATTGGTGAATGTACTCAAAATGTCGTTGATGAAATAAGAGAAATGTGGCCAAAGAAAATACATACGGGCATCAGCCGAGCCGTGACGGACCAGATGCATTGGATGCACGGCCAGCGTATTAAAAAAACAGTCTAATACCGTCTCATTGCTCTACTTGAACGGATAAAATTCACACAAAATGGACGTTCACTTGAAATGGTGCATTGAAGTTGGCCTAATAGCTGATACAGAACTTTCCAAGAGGTACAACTATGtggtgtttgttttcagggattTTTTTGGGTAGGGACTAGAAAAAATCTTTCTTAAAGACTTTTTTATCAAACGGGaaagactttttagggactaaactagatATTtgagactaaatgaagaagactcttaaGAAGAGTCTTTTTGAGACTTTTggagacttttccaacaatgcccctccatgcaccaTTGGCCCGCCACTCCATGATGTTGtgtgattgttatttttctatatactagggacaacatggtcatttaataacctttaGAAAGAGACTAGGGACTTTTTAATCTCTAAAAACAAACATGAAGAAACTTTTTAGAGACTAAAGACTTTTTAattgagactagaaaaagtccctagtactagagaaccaaacaccacctctATCTCTGCCAACGCGTCGTAGGCGCAGTTGAAAAATAAATCAGATCCAAAAGGACAAGGCAAACGATGAATGGCGACGGTCTCTGCCCATTGACCTTATCCGCTCTAGAAGACCCGCGCGTAGCAGCTTCTCTGATCGTCACACGTGTCGCCCATCTGCCCGTACAGGGGCCGGCCGGGTCCCATGCCTTCCTGTCTGACCGAGCGGCAGCCCGCAGTCCCGAACGCAATTGGCTACGTGCGGCCATGCATGCAGCAACGATCCACACGTCGGCGGCCAGCGCCAGGGTGGAGCCGCCTCCCTCAGACGTGTCACCCGCGTACGAAGCACAATTTCCTAGGTGGACATTGAGCCTGACACTCCAAAAtccaacttctcgtctttcttctCCATCGCGGTAGTAAAATCTTTCCATCCTACGTAAATTTTAGTAGCATTTTCAGAGAGTCCAATATATTGAATTGGTGCTACTCGGGGAAGACTAGAATAGAATCTGCCTTTAACCAACTCTTGTCCATCGGTGACTTTTTCTTCTTCGCACGATCGAAGATGCAAGAATGTATACCAGGACCAGCGCTATATAcacacctttctctctctctctctcacacacacacataactAAGGTCCTCGGCATATATCTTCCTGAGCTTGCGTACACCGCAGCAGCTGACTGATCTTTGCCGGCCGGCGGAGCAGGTAGACGAAGATGCTGGGCGGCGGCGTGTCCTTCTCCTTAGGCGACGTGCTGACCATCTGCGGGCTGCTGGCGGTGCAGTGCATCTTCGGTCTCTACATGATGTTCCTCAACCGGCTACTCGTGGCCGGCGTCCCGTcgctcttcatcatcgtcgtcgcaTGCGCCGCCTCCTCCGTCGTCGTTCTCCCCTTCGCCATCGCCCTCGAGAGGAAGAAATGGCCCAAGCGCTGGAGCCCCGTGTTGATAATCCAGCTCGTTATGATCTCCCTTGGAGGGTGAGAAACAAAAGTGAATCAATCGTAACCTTCCACACATATATACTAAGAGCTTATCATTTGCAGTCCATCTTTGCTTTTTTTTTTCTTGCGAGAAGTTCATCTCTGCTCTTGATTGATAGCTAGACAGTCTTCATCATAAATGCTTCAAATAAAGTTGTATATATAGTAGTGTACTAACTGTTTATTTTGATAGATTTATATTTGCCAACAGTTATAGGTTTCAAAGTATTAAAATACTTAAGATTTTCGTATATTATTATGTTCTGAAGTTATCTGCAGTTCTCTTAATCAGTTAACTCGGATCAAGTAAGCCTTCACCAAGTATTTATGATGATGATCGACATTTACCCCTAGATGGTTACTTGTCCATAATGTCCATAGTTCATCAAATGCATTGGTGTAAAGATTCAGATACTACCAAATGCTGGCAATCGGTTAACAAAACATTTTTTGTTCTTTGTGTAGGGTATCAATATACCAAGTCTTGATGATGCTCGGCGTCGAGCGGACCTCGCCAGCGATCGCCTCGGCCATGCCCAATCTTGGCCCTGGCTTCATCTTCGTCATCGCCGCCTGCCTGAGGTACCGAACCAAATCCTTAATAAGGGAAAAACAACACATTGTTAACTTTCAGACTGACCAAGTAGCTCAACAACTAGAGACTCTGCTAATATATATGCAGGTTTGAGAGATTTGAGTGGAAGTGCAAGTACACCAGAGCAAAAATCTTGGGTACGTTGGTATGCATAAGTGGAGCAATGTGCGTGAGCTTCCTGAAGAATCCGGATCCCGGCAGAGTGCCAGAGTCCGTTCCCAGGGACCAAGAGTTGTCTGGCATGAAAATCGACAGAGACTGGGTCCTTGGCTGTGTGTACCTGCTCACTGGAGTCACGGTCTTCGCTTGCAACACTGTCCTGCAGGTGCACGCTGATAAGATAAACACTAGTCATAACTGTGCCATTTTGTTAGAATTAGAGCTGAATCTGATGTGCAAATGTAGGCTGCAACCCTCAAGAGGTTCCCGGCGCCGCTGTCCATCTGTGTGATCACCGCCATGATGGGATCGATCTTCAGCGCCATCATCCAGGTCATCATGGACGGCAAGCTCGGCGCGGGCACTACAGGCAACATCCCCAGAATAATCGCTGAAATTGTGCTCGTGGtacatactagtagtagtacatttTTGATTCAATCCATATTAATTGTGGCTGATTTAGTACAAGTCGTAGACCCCATGATCTCAGCAATAGTATGTGACACTGACGTCGTTGTAACCTGCACTGAAAATAGTGTCAATGCTGGTGCAGGGAGGTGTGGTGATCGGCCTGTGCACGACGTTCCAGGTGTCGAGCATCGGCCGCAAGGGGCCTGTCCTGGTGTCCATGTTCAGCCCGTTCCAGACCGCGTTCTCGGCCTTCATCTCCTTCATCTTCTTTGGGCAATGGATCGGCACAGGGTGGTACGTACGTACATCTTTGCCGGCCATGCACCCGCGCCGCAAGGAACAGTATGTCAATGCGTAGCTGCATTTGGTGCACTGACATCAGCATTGTCATATTCGTATTTGTTGCAGCCTGGTGGGGATTGCGCTCATGTTTGCGGGCCTCTATGTGGTGCTATGGGCCAAGAACCGGGAGGACAAGATGTTCGCCGAGCTTGCGCTGCCGTCTGACTCTGACGCAACTGAATCTGATATCGAGAGGCCATTCTTGCAGTGATGGGTTGGGCAAAAATCAAAATCGCTTGCTTCCACTACTGGCTAGACGCCTTAGGAATCTACACAGATCCTATCTACTGTTTGACTTTCTTTTGCTGAGATATTGTTTGGATTTTGGAAAACTCAAGTTATTTTACAGCTCGCTGAGCGAAGGCCAGTACTCTCGCTTTACCTCGTTATAAGTGTCAACGTTCCTTCCGACACACTTGCCGCCTTGCTTTGAATATTACtcccttcttcctaaatatatacttcctccgttcgaaattacttgtctcagaaatggttgtatctaaaactaaaatacgtctagatacattcatttctacgacaagtaattccgaacggagaaaGTACatctctttttagagattccattcTAAAATTCTACACTCTAAAATTCTTAGAACCCTCGAGTTTTCAAAAGCTTGCATGTGCTCGGAACAAATAGTTGTATGTAAATAGACAGAAAGAAATCAAACATATTTAttaaacatgtacatgtgttgtatTTTACCTGGTCACCAGATGTTGTTCCTCTTTTACACGATCTCAACTGACACCAGGCCTTGCATGCCACTTGTATAGGGCATTTGATTATCTCTCCTAAATATATAGGACTCCTTTGTCCTATCATGTAAGACGTTTTTTagcactagtgtagtgtcaaaaaagtcttatattatggacagagggagtaccttgtAACTCTCTTTGATCGACACGACTCGAtccaaaaaacatcttatattatgggatgaagggagtacATTGTAACTCTCCTTGATCGACATGACTCGATCATTATTTGGTCTAGCTTGGTATCAGTTGCCTCCATGGATGAGCATGGCCAACCCTTCTCTGCTGCCATACACTCTCCGTCCTCTCTGTCCATGTCCTGGGCCACCTCTTCATCCCTCTCTCAGCTTAACTCTTCAAACCTCCTTTCTGGTATCTTCTATACTTTTCTGGTGGGCCAACCATAGCGCCTCCTCTCTCGGTGCCCCTCCTCAGGCTCTTTGTGCCCCTCTTCACCAGCTTCACCCTATCAGCCGTCGTTGCCACTCCTCCTGCCTCTCGTCGCAGCAATTTTCTGGGTGACCACATCAACTACAAACTTGACCCCGCCCGGCATAACTACTAGAAGTGGAGAATTTTCTTTCTCTTCATCCTCCTCAAGTACCACAAGTGGCACACTTTCTTTATCTTTGTCCTTCTCAAGTACAACGCCCCAACCACGTCTGACAGGCACcgcttgtgacgcccccaattcaatcgtacactaatcatgcacgtaaatgtgtacgatcaagatcagggactcacgggaagatatcacaacacaactctaaaacataaataagtcatacaagcatcataatacaagccaggggcctcgagggctcgaatacaagtgctcgatcatagacaagtcagcggaagcaacaatatctgagtacagacataagttaaacaagtttgccttaagaaggctagcacaaactgggatacagatcgaaagaggcgcaggcctcctgcctgggatcctcctaactactcccggtcgtcgtcagcgggttgcacgtagtagtgggcacctccagtgtagtagtcgtcatcgacggtggcgtctggctcctgggctccagcatctggttgcgacaaccagaaagaaaggaaaggggggaaaggggggagaaagcaaccgtgagtactcatccaaagtactcgcaagcaaggatctacactacatatgcatgggtatatgtgtaaggaggccatatcagtggactgaactgcagaatgccagaataagagggggatagctaatcctgtcgaagactacgcttctggcagcctccgtcttgcagcatgtagaagagagtagattgaagtcctccaagtagcatctccaagtagcaactccaagtagcatctccagtagcatcgcatagcataatcctacccggcgatcctctcctcgcatccctgagagagagcgaccaccggttgtatctggcacttggaagggtgtgttttattaagtatccggttctagttgtcataaggtcaaggtacaactccaagtcgtcctgttaccgaagatcacggctattcgaatagattaacttccctgcaggggtgcaccaacttacccaacacgcttgatcccatttggccggacacactttcctgggtcatgcccggcctcggaagatcaacacgtcgcggccccacctaggcaaaacagagaggccagcatgccggtctaaacctaagcgcacaggggtctgggcccatcgcccatagcacacctgcacgttgcgagggcggccggaagtagacctagcctagtggcgttccagtccaatccggcgcgcgccgctccgtcgctgacgtctgaagtgcttcggccgataccacgacgtcgggatacccataactactcccacgtagatggttagtgcgtataggctcgtagccaactcagatcaaataccaagatctcgttaagcgtgttaaatatccgcggacgccgaacagggccaggcccacctctctcctaggcggtctcaacctgccctgtcgctccgccacaaagatccactcgcgggtgctccaccagccgacccgactttagtctccacatgtatcatgtataacgtatatagtatatacccgtgatcacctcccgagtgatcacggcccgatagtatagcacagcagacggacaagaatgtagggccacagatgaaaaatactagcatcctatgctaagcatgtaggattgcgggtaaggtatcaatgactatagtatcaaggacaggctatgcatcaggataggtataacagaaagcagtaacatgctatactactctaatgcaagcagtatagagtagaataggcgatatctggtgatcaaggggggggggcttgcctggttgctctggcaagagagagaggtcgtcagctccgtagtcgaactgggcagcagcagtgtcggtctcgtagtctaccggagagaagagggggaagaaacaatgaatatcatgtaaacagatgcatatcgatgcatgacatgtgacaagtaacgatgctaggcgtgacctgacgtggtatgaggtgatgccggttaaggggggaaacatccgggaaaatatccccggtgtttcgtgttttcgggcaagggagccggagggggaaagttgcgagttcgataggttagggggtatggcggacgaacggactgcgtatccggattcgtctcgtcgttctgagcaactctcgtgtacaaagtattttcatccgagttacggattattttgtataattttttaaagttttaataaTATACtagattttctaaattacttttaattcaagttgaccaagtcaatttgactagtcaaaaagAGAGCTGTGACCCACATGTCATGGACTATTTacctaaaataaataaataaacctaacttatttaattgggacctacatgtcatctactattAGACTAATTAACTTAGCACTAATTAATACTACTAGCTAAAGCTAGTACTAACAAGGGCCGGCCACAGCCCAACCGGCCACACGCACGGCACACACACAGCACGCAACACACGGTGCTAGAGGTTGAAAGTGTGTTCTGTCAATaaaagatagcattttgtgattttcatagtATTTAATTCATGCCTTATTTGAATTTGGACCAATGGGGTAACTTGGAgcttgtcaagtgtactacctaGACAAATTAATTCCAGCTAAGTTAAactttgtttgaccacagttttgtTGCCATCCAGAGGGTTAATAGAGTAGAAGTAACAAAAGCTAGCCagcgctacagtaacattcagttactgtagcagcgGCAGCAGAGCAGCGAATCGCAGTGGCAGGGGTGGCCGCAAGCGCGGGCACGCGCGGCCGAGCGCGCGCGCCGGCGGGCAAAGCGAGGGAGGGGGGGCGACGAGAGCGGGGCTGCATGGCAGGTGTGGAGGCGGCCTGCAGTGGTGCCGGCGTC
The sequence above is drawn from the Triticum aestivum cultivar Chinese Spring chromosome 7A, IWGSC CS RefSeq v2.1, whole genome shotgun sequence genome and encodes:
- the LOC123151364 gene encoding WAT1-related protein At5g47470, producing MLGGGVSFSLGDVLTICGLLAVQCIFGLYMMFLNRLLVAGVPSLFIIVVACAASSVVVLPFAIALERKKWPKRWSPVLIIQLVMISLGGVSIYQVLMMLGVERTSPAIASAMPNLGPGFIFVIAACLRFERFEWKCKYTRAKILGTLVCISGAMCVSFLKNPDPGRVPESVPRDQELSGMKIDRDWVLGCVYLLTGVTVFACNTVLQAATLKRFPAPLSICVITAMMGSIFSAIIQVIMDGKLGAGTTGNIPRIIAEIVLVGGVVIGLCTTFQVSSIGRKGPVLVSMFSPFQTAFSAFISFIFFGQWIGTGCLVGIALMFAGLYVVLWAKNREDKMFAELALPSDSDATESDIERPFLQ